One stretch of Miscanthus floridulus cultivar M001 chromosome 18, ASM1932011v1, whole genome shotgun sequence DNA includes these proteins:
- the LOC136521049 gene encoding protein-tyrosine sulfotransferase-like isoform X2 — translation MARAALRLGARALALLILVSVALLPFVTSDDGYKHCEGIVRGWADSSTGHEKDGDKLSLKDLLFFLHIPRTGGRTYFHCFLKKLYTNAQECPRSYDKLRFDPSHPDCKLVVSHDDYSLTSKLPRERTSVVTILRNPVDRVFSTYEFSVEVAARFLVHPNLTSAKLMTTRVLTKSRAVSTLDIWPWKYLVPWMREDLFARRDARGNDTVHSSKKVNAYDVEDMVMPLHQYINDPVAHEIIHNGATFQITGLTNNSYFDGAHEVRHCVRKHPDLGRIVLEVAKNRLDQMLYVGLTEDHEESARFFAYMVGAQVLSQSGTLNLDLKEDVPSETDSHPSMVEPDDEETNEHLNSTHGWQNNEALNSTNDEHGKGNVTVGKLMEAYETCIAKLRKSQSSRRKISLKKVQEANFSKEEHLMLKAQQSMVGQHRQLAEQKEGWISIICSDGICSPWMVVLLGLGITTIIVLVTSAVTTRKRTSKLKV, via the exons ATGGCGCGAGCGGCGCTCCGATTGGGCGCCCGCGCGCTCGCGCTCCTCATCCTCGTGTCAG TGGCTCTGCTTCCATTTGTCACTTCCGACGATGGGTACAAACACTGCGAGGGTATCGTCAGGGGCTGGGCGGATTCCTCCACTGGGCACGAGAAGGACGGGGACAAACTGAGCCTCAAGGATTTGCTCTTCTTCCTCCACATTCCTAGGACTGGAGGCCGCACCTACTTTCACTG CTTCCTCAAAAAGCTGTATACAAATGCGCAGGAATGCCCGCGTTCTTACGACAAGCTACGGTTCGACCCAAG CCATCCAGATTGCAAGCTGGTTGTTAGTCATGATGACTATAGCTTAACTTCCAAGCTGCCAAGGGAGAGAACTTCTGTTGTAACAATACTAAGGAACCCAGTTGATCGTGTATTTAGCACATATGAGTTCTCAGTGGAAGTTGCAGCTAGATTCCTTGTGCACCCAAACTTAACTTCTGCAAAGTTAATGACTACCCGTGTGTTAACAAAGTCTCGTGCTGTCAGTACTTTGGACATCTGGCCTTGGAAGTACTTGGTTCCATGGATGAGGGAAGATCTGTTTGCCAGG AGAGATGCCAGGGGGAATGACACAGTTCATAGTAGTAAGAAGGTCAATGCATATGATGTGGAGGATATGGTTATGCCGTTACATCAGTACATCAATGATCCAGTTGCCCATGAAATCATTCATAATGGTGCTACCTTTCAG ATTACTGGGTTAACGAACAATTCATACTTTGATGGAGCACATGAGGTTCGGCATTGTGTCAGAAAGCATCCAGATCTTGGTCGTATTGTGCTTGAAGTTGCTAAG AATAGGCTGGACCAGATGCTATATGTAGGACTTACGGAGGACCATGAAGAATCAGCGAGGTTTTTTGCTTATATGGTAGGAGCACAGGTGCTTTCACAATCTGGGACATTGAATTTAGATCTCAAGGAAGATGTGCCCAGTGAGACTG ACTCTCACCCATCCATGGTGGAGCCCGATGATGAAGAAACAAATGAACATCTG AATAGCACGCATGGTTGGCAAAATAATGAAGCCCTGAACTCTACCAACGACGaacatggaaaaggaaat GTGACTGTTGGTAAACTGATGGAAGCTTATGAAACTTGCATCGCCAAACTTCGGAAGTCTCAATCTAGCCGTCGTAAAATATCCCTAAAGAAAGTTCAGGAAGCAAACTTTTCAAAAGAG GAACATCTGATGCTAAAAGCTCAGCAATCCATGGTGGGGCAGCACAGACAGTTGGCAGAACAAAAG GAGGGCTGGATCAGCATAATCTGCAGCGACGGGATTTGCTCGCCTTGGATGGTGGTCTTGCTTGGTCTAGGGATCACCACGATCATAGTTTTGGTCACATCTGCTGTAACGACGAGAAAAAGAACGTCTAAACTTAAGGTTTAA
- the LOC136521050 gene encoding protein-tyrosine sulfotransferase-like isoform X3 gives MPASASAARPRPNRARALALLVLVSVALLPLVSSDDGYKHCEGVVRGWADSSAGREEDGDRLSLKDLLFFLHIPRTGGRAYSRCFLKKLYTNAQQCPRSYDKLRFDPSHPDCRLVVSHDDYSLTSKLPRERTSVVTILRNPVDRVFSTYEFSVEVAARFLVHPNLTISTLDTWPWKYLVPWMREDLFARVLQDSDSTS, from the exons ATGCCCGCCTCGGCCTCGGCGGCTCGGCCCCGGCCGAATCGAGCCCGCGCGCTCGCGCTCCTCGTCCTCGTGTCAG TGGCTCTGCTTCCGCTTGTCAGTTCCGACGATGGGTACAAACACTGCGAGGGTGTTGTCAGGGGCTGGGCGGATTCCTCCGCTGGGCGCGAGGAGGACGGGGACAGACTGAGCCTCAAGGATTTGCTCTTCTTCCTCCACATTCCTAGGACTGGAGGTCGCGCCTACTCTCGCTG CTTCCTCAAAAAGCTGTATACAAATGCGCAGCAATGCCCGCGTTCCTACGACAAGCTACGGTTCGACCCAAG CCATCCTGATTGCAGGCTGGTTGTTAGTCATGATGACTATAGCTTAACTTCCAAGTTGCCAAGGGAGAGAACTTCTGTTGTAACAATACTAAGGAACCCAGTTGATCGTGTATTTAGCACATATGAGTTCTCAGTTGAAGTTGCAGCTAGATTCCTTGTGCACCCAAACTTAACTATCAGTACTTTGGACACCTGGCCTTGGAAGTACTTGGTTCCTTGGATGAGAGAAGATCTGTTTGCCAGG GTGTTACAGGACAGTGATTCAACATCCTAG
- the LOC136521049 gene encoding protein-tyrosine sulfotransferase-like isoform X1: protein MARAALRLGARALALLILVSVALLPFVTSDDGYKHCEGIVRGWADSSTGHEKDGDKLSLKDLLFFLHIPRTGGRTYFHCFLKKLYTNAQECPRSYDKLRFDPSHPDCKLVVSHDDYSLTSKLPRERTSVVTILRNPVDRVFSTYEFSVEVAARFLVHPNLTSAKLMTTRVLTKSRAVSTLDIWPWKYLVPWMREDLFARRDARGNDTVHSSKKVNAYDVEDMVMPLHQYINDPVAHEIIHNGATFQITGLTNNSYFDGAHEVRHCVRKHPDLGRIVLEVAKNRLDQMLYVGLTEDHEESARFFAYMVGAQVLSQSGTLNLDLKEDVPSETDSHPSMVEPDDEETNEHLNSTHGWQNNEALNSTNDEHGKGNVTVGKLMEAYETCIAKLRKSQSSRRKISLKKVQEANFSKEARKLVPEAILKQIISLNSLDMELYDHAKKIFTQEHLMLKAQQSMVGQHRQLAEQKEGWISIICSDGICSPWMVVLLGLGITTIIVLVTSAVTTRKRTSKLKV from the exons ATGGCGCGAGCGGCGCTCCGATTGGGCGCCCGCGCGCTCGCGCTCCTCATCCTCGTGTCAG TGGCTCTGCTTCCATTTGTCACTTCCGACGATGGGTACAAACACTGCGAGGGTATCGTCAGGGGCTGGGCGGATTCCTCCACTGGGCACGAGAAGGACGGGGACAAACTGAGCCTCAAGGATTTGCTCTTCTTCCTCCACATTCCTAGGACTGGAGGCCGCACCTACTTTCACTG CTTCCTCAAAAAGCTGTATACAAATGCGCAGGAATGCCCGCGTTCTTACGACAAGCTACGGTTCGACCCAAG CCATCCAGATTGCAAGCTGGTTGTTAGTCATGATGACTATAGCTTAACTTCCAAGCTGCCAAGGGAGAGAACTTCTGTTGTAACAATACTAAGGAACCCAGTTGATCGTGTATTTAGCACATATGAGTTCTCAGTGGAAGTTGCAGCTAGATTCCTTGTGCACCCAAACTTAACTTCTGCAAAGTTAATGACTACCCGTGTGTTAACAAAGTCTCGTGCTGTCAGTACTTTGGACATCTGGCCTTGGAAGTACTTGGTTCCATGGATGAGGGAAGATCTGTTTGCCAGG AGAGATGCCAGGGGGAATGACACAGTTCATAGTAGTAAGAAGGTCAATGCATATGATGTGGAGGATATGGTTATGCCGTTACATCAGTACATCAATGATCCAGTTGCCCATGAAATCATTCATAATGGTGCTACCTTTCAG ATTACTGGGTTAACGAACAATTCATACTTTGATGGAGCACATGAGGTTCGGCATTGTGTCAGAAAGCATCCAGATCTTGGTCGTATTGTGCTTGAAGTTGCTAAG AATAGGCTGGACCAGATGCTATATGTAGGACTTACGGAGGACCATGAAGAATCAGCGAGGTTTTTTGCTTATATGGTAGGAGCACAGGTGCTTTCACAATCTGGGACATTGAATTTAGATCTCAAGGAAGATGTGCCCAGTGAGACTG ACTCTCACCCATCCATGGTGGAGCCCGATGATGAAGAAACAAATGAACATCTG AATAGCACGCATGGTTGGCAAAATAATGAAGCCCTGAACTCTACCAACGACGaacatggaaaaggaaat GTGACTGTTGGTAAACTGATGGAAGCTTATGAAACTTGCATCGCCAAACTTCGGAAGTCTCAATCTAGCCGTCGTAAAATATCCCTAAAGAAAGTTCAGGAAGCAAACTTTTCAAAAGAG GCACGGAAGCTGGTACCTGAGGCAATTTTGAAACAAATTATCTCGTTGAATAGCCTTGACATGGAACTTTATGATCATGCTAAGAAAATTTTTACCCAGGAACATCTGATGCTAAAAGCTCAGCAATCCATGGTGGGGCAGCACAGACAGTTGGCAGAACAAAAG GAGGGCTGGATCAGCATAATCTGCAGCGACGGGATTTGCTCGCCTTGGATGGTGGTCTTGCTTGGTCTAGGGATCACCACGATCATAGTTTTGGTCACATCTGCTGTAACGACGAGAAAAAGAACGTCTAAACTTAAGGTTTAA
- the LOC136523499 gene encoding secreted RxLR effector protein 161-like, giving the protein MAECHPTTTPVDARAKLSATDGAPVADPSQYWSLAGALQYLTLTRPELAYAVQQVCLFRHDPREPHFALIKRILCYVKGTLSTGLHLSSGRVNSLTAYSDANWAGYPDSRRSTSGYCVFLGDNLVSWSSKRQTTVSRSSVEAEYRAVAHVVTECCWLRQLLQELHAPIASATVVDFDNVSAVYMTANPVHHRRTKHIKIDIHFVRDLPWDRFGCSMSL; this is encoded by the coding sequence ATGGCCGAGTGTCACCCTACCACCACACCGGTTGACGCTCGTGCCAAGCTCTCAGCCACCGACGGAGCTCCAGTCGCTGATCCTTCCCAGTACTGGAGTCTTGCCGGCGCCCTACAGTACCTGACGCTCACCCGTCCCGAGCTCGCCTACGCGGTCCAGCAGGTGTGCCTCTTCAGGCATGATCCCCGCGAGCCTCATTTCGCGTTGATCAAGCGCATCCTATGCTACGTGAAGGGTACTTTGTCCACCGGTCTCCACCTCAGCTCCGGGCGGGTCAACTCCCTCACCGCGTACTCCGACGCGAACTGGGCGGGCTATCCAGACTCCAGGCGCTCTACGTCCGGCTACTGCGTCTTCCTCGGTGACAACCTGGtctcttggtcctccaagcgccagACGACGGTGTCCCGTTCCAGCGTTGAGGCTGAGTACCGCGCGGTTGCTCATGTCGTGACCGAGTGTTGTTGGCTTCGTCAACTACTCCAGGAGCTCCACGCACCCATTGCTTCTGCGACCGTCGTCGACTTTGACAATGTTAGCGCCGTCTATATGACCGCTAATCCTGTCCACCATCGTCGCACAAAGCACATCAAGATCGACATTCACTTTGTCCGCGACTTGCCTTGGGACAGGTTCGGGTGCTCCATGTCCCTTTGA
- the LOC136521050 gene encoding protein-tyrosine sulfotransferase-like isoform X2 → MPASASAARPRPNRARALALLVLVSVALLPLVSSDDGYKHCEGVVRGWADSSAGREEDGDRLSLKDLLFFLHIPRTGGRAYSRCFLKKLYTNAQQCPRSYDKLRFDPRLVVSHDDYSLTSKLPRERTSVVTILRNPVDRVFSTYEFSVEVAARFLVHPNLTISTLDTWPWKYLVPWMREDLFARRDARGIDQVHSSKKVKAYAYDVEDMVMPLHQYTSDPVAHEIIHNGATFQVW, encoded by the exons ATGCCCGCCTCGGCCTCGGCGGCTCGGCCCCGGCCGAATCGAGCCCGCGCGCTCGCGCTCCTCGTCCTCGTGTCAG TGGCTCTGCTTCCGCTTGTCAGTTCCGACGATGGGTACAAACACTGCGAGGGTGTTGTCAGGGGCTGGGCGGATTCCTCCGCTGGGCGCGAGGAGGACGGGGACAGACTGAGCCTCAAGGATTTGCTCTTCTTCCTCCACATTCCTAGGACTGGAGGTCGCGCCTACTCTCGCTG CTTCCTCAAAAAGCTGTATACAAATGCGCAGCAATGCCCGCGTTCCTACGACAAGCTACGGTTCGACCCAAG GCTGGTTGTTAGTCATGATGACTATAGCTTAACTTCCAAGTTGCCAAGGGAGAGAACTTCTGTTGTAACAATACTAAGGAACCCAGTTGATCGTGTATTTAGCACATATGAGTTCTCAGTTGAAGTTGCAGCTAGATTCCTTGTGCACCCAAACTTAACTATCAGTACTTTGGACACCTGGCCTTGGAAGTACTTGGTTCCTTGGATGAGAGAAGATCTGTTTGCCAGG AGAGATGCCAGGGGGATTGACCAAGTTCATAGTAGTAAGAAGGTCAAGGCATATGCATATGATGTGGAGGATATGGTTATGCCGTTACATCAGTACACCAGTGATCCAGTTGCCCATGAAATCATTCATAATGGTGCTACCTTTCAGGTATGGTGA
- the LOC136521050 gene encoding protein-tyrosine sulfotransferase-like isoform X1: MPASASAARPRPNRARALALLVLVSVALLPLVSSDDGYKHCEGVVRGWADSSAGREEDGDRLSLKDLLFFLHIPRTGGRAYSRCFLKKLYTNAQQCPRSYDKLRFDPSHPDCRLVVSHDDYSLTSKLPRERTSVVTILRNPVDRVFSTYEFSVEVAARFLVHPNLTISTLDTWPWKYLVPWMREDLFARRDARGIDQVHSSKKVKAYAYDVEDMVMPLHQYTSDPVAHEIIHNGATFQVW; this comes from the exons ATGCCCGCCTCGGCCTCGGCGGCTCGGCCCCGGCCGAATCGAGCCCGCGCGCTCGCGCTCCTCGTCCTCGTGTCAG TGGCTCTGCTTCCGCTTGTCAGTTCCGACGATGGGTACAAACACTGCGAGGGTGTTGTCAGGGGCTGGGCGGATTCCTCCGCTGGGCGCGAGGAGGACGGGGACAGACTGAGCCTCAAGGATTTGCTCTTCTTCCTCCACATTCCTAGGACTGGAGGTCGCGCCTACTCTCGCTG CTTCCTCAAAAAGCTGTATACAAATGCGCAGCAATGCCCGCGTTCCTACGACAAGCTACGGTTCGACCCAAG CCATCCTGATTGCAGGCTGGTTGTTAGTCATGATGACTATAGCTTAACTTCCAAGTTGCCAAGGGAGAGAACTTCTGTTGTAACAATACTAAGGAACCCAGTTGATCGTGTATTTAGCACATATGAGTTCTCAGTTGAAGTTGCAGCTAGATTCCTTGTGCACCCAAACTTAACTATCAGTACTTTGGACACCTGGCCTTGGAAGTACTTGGTTCCTTGGATGAGAGAAGATCTGTTTGCCAGG AGAGATGCCAGGGGGATTGACCAAGTTCATAGTAGTAAGAAGGTCAAGGCATATGCATATGATGTGGAGGATATGGTTATGCCGTTACATCAGTACACCAGTGATCCAGTTGCCCATGAAATCATTCATAATGGTGCTACCTTTCAGGTATGGTGA